One genomic window of Melanotaenia boesemani isolate fMelBoe1 chromosome 20, fMelBoe1.pri, whole genome shotgun sequence includes the following:
- the akt1 gene encoding RAC-alpha serine/threonine-protein kinase: MTNVVIVKEGWLHKRGEYIKTWRPRYFLLKSDGTFIGYKERPQDVDQLETPLNNFSVAQCQLMKTERPKPNTFIIRCLQWTTVIERTFHVETPEEREEWTKAIQAVAEGLQKQEVEMMDSSPDPMDMEVYLTKPRQKVTMHDFEYLKLLGKGTFGKVILVKEKATGRYYAMKILKKEVIVAKDEVAHTLTENRVLQNSKHPFLTGLKYSFQTHDRLCFVMEYANGGELFFHLSRDRVFSEERARFYGAEIVSALDYLHAERNVVYRDLKLENLMLDKDGHIKITDFGLCKEGIKDGATMKTFCGTPEYLAPEVLEDNDYGRAVDWWGLGVVMYEMMCGRLPFYNQDHEKLFELILMEDIRFPRTLGPEARSLLSGLLKKDPMQRLGGGPDDAKEIMQHKFFAGIEWQDVYEKKLVPPFKPQVTSETDTRYFDEEFTGQTITITPPGQDDSMESFDSERRPHFPQFSYSASGTA, encoded by the exons GAGAATACATCAAGACCTGGAGGCCGAGGTATTTTCTCCTGAAGAGTGATGGTACATTCATTGGCTACAAAGAGCGACCACAAGATGTTGACCAGCTGGAAACCCCCTTAAATAACTTCTCTGTAGCAC AGtgccagctgatgaagacggaGCGGCCCAAGCCCAACACATTTATCATCCGCTGCCTGCAGTGGACCACTGTCATCGAGCGCACCTTCCACGTGGAGACCCCCGAGGAGAG AGAAGAATGGACCAAAGCCATCCAGGCAGTGGCTGAAGGCCTCCAGAAACAAGAGGTGGAGATGATGGATTCCTCTCCAGACCCCATGGACATGGAGGTCTACTTGACCAAACCCAGACAAAAAGTG ACTATGCACGACTTTGAATACCTCAAACTCCTGGGAAAAGGCACTTTTGGCAAAGTTATTCTGGTAAAGGAGAAGGCCACAGGACGCTACTATGCCATGAAGATCCTAAAGAAGGAGGTGATCGTAGCAAAA gATGAAgtggcacacacactcacagagaaCAGAGTCCTCCAGAATTCAAAGCATCCATTCTTGACC GGACTGAAATACTCCTTCCAGACACATGACCGCCTATGCTTTGTCATGGAGTATGCGAATGGTGGCGAG CTTTTCTTCCATCTGTCAAGAGACCGGGTATTTTCAGAGGAGCGGGCTCGGTTCTATGGTGCAGAGATTGTGTCGGCACTGGACTACCTGCATGCTGAGAGAAATGTGGTTTATCGAGATCTAAAG ttGGAAAACCTCATGCTGGACAAAGATGGGCATATAAAGATCACAGACTTTGGCCTGTGTAAGGAGGGGATCAAAGATGGCGCTACCATGAAAACTTTCTGTGGGACGCCAGAGTACCTTGCACCTGAG GTACTTGAAGACAATGACTATGGTCGTGCTGTAGACTGGTGGGGGCTCGGGGTggtgatgtatgagatgatgtgTGGCAGACTTCCCTTCTACAACCAGGACCACGAGAAGCTGTTCGAGCTCATCCTCATGGAAGACATCCGCTTTCCTCGGACTCTCGGCCCCGAAGCTCGTTCACTGCTCTCAGGTCTTCTGAAGAAAGACCCAATGCAAAG GTTAGGTGGAGGCCCCGATGATGCCAAGGAAATCATGCAGCACAAGTTCTTTGCCGGCATTGAATGGCAAGATGTTTATGAGAAGAAA CTGGTCCCGCCGTTTAAGCCCCAAGTTACCTCGGAGACGGATACAAGATATTTTGACGAGGAGTTCACAGGACAAACCATCACTATTACACCACCCGGACAAG ATGACAGTATGGAGTCTTTTGATAGCGAGCGGAGACCCCACTTCCCCCAGTTCTCCTACTCTGCCAGTGGGACGGCCTAA